TTAGAATCGACagaaaaatatggtttaaatatGTTGAAACTTGTTGGCTTAGGATTTGATGGTTGTTCAACCATGAGTGGCAAAGAAAATGGTGTACAGGCAATTATCCGAAAAATATATCCAACTGCTTGTTATTTTCATTGTGCTTCACATAAACTCAATTTAGTAGTTAACGATCAAAATTCAATTCCTGAAATCAGAAATACTATTGGTACTGTAAaggaaataattaagttttttagaGAAAGTATTTTGAGAAGAAAACTTATTccaaatattccattattttgtgAGACACGTTGGTCAGAAAAGTACAAATGTATACGGttatttgataacaattttattgaaattaaaaatgttcttgaAAAGTTATCTATTAGTTCAGAAGCAAATACTGTTACAAGAAATCGTGCGTTCCAACTTTCATCAGCCACATCAAATAGTACTTTTTTGATTAGTTTAAAAGTAATTGCTTATTACTCTTCTGTTCTAGAACCAGTTGTGACCAAATTACAAGGTACAAGTGTTAATCTTCATTCTGttcataaatttgttaaaacagAACTTCTTGGCATATTGAATAAACATAGAGAAAACAGCATagagtattttaatacaatttttgaggAAATCACTGAAGTAGCAAATAGCTTAgattttgtacttaaaatacCTCGAAGAACAAATCATCAGAGTCAACGATCAAATCATAATTGTTCATCAAATGATTCTATCAAAGATTATTACAGAGTATccatatatataccatatttaGACTCTATTATTAGTTcgttaaataatagatttaatgaaaacaatgagactccatttaaattatgttggtTGCTTCCAAATGAAATGattaaactacaaaaaaatgaatatttgaaCATACTTCAAGatattgaaaatcattttaaaatacctaatataaaagttaatggTTTAATTTGGTATGATTATTGGCAATTAAAATcacaatcatttataaatgatacaatggaagattataaaaaattattggtggAGTGTGAATTTTTTCCTGCCGTcaagaaatgtataatgatcTATATTACATTACCACCTACAACATGCACTGTAGAACGATAATTTAGTACGTTACGAAGAGTAAAAACATGGACGAGATCTACAATGAGTGAAGATAGACTTGACGAGTTATGTATGATAAGTGTACACagggaaaaaattaatgataaaaagaaTGAATATATAGAAgaagtaataaacatatttggtattaaaaaaagaaatttacaatttttatttgtaaattaatattttaataaatataattaattgttttcagtgtccaatttatgtttttaattaaataaaaattcgattaattacttttatggttaattggttaaataattatcatttcatAATCTTCCAGtttgatttacataatataatgtaatagcataataattaGCAGTAGACCTCTTCCTATCTCCTATTCCTATtcctatttataaatgtattgataaattaagatTTTGTCCCCCCCTTGAGAATTTACCTATGGGCGCCCTTGAATGCTAATATTTAGCGTgagaataaaaactattattgtttttctgaTTTGGTGTATGTTTAATATCTCTGACatcaattttacataaatattccgCCTAAAGTTGCAATCGATTATGTATCATTcgttaagaataatttattattcgaataatgGATTAAATAATCGCACAgccttaaacataataaagaaGTAATATATTGAGGTCATTAACTGGAATAAAAACTAACCCTTCTTGTACTCAAAATCAGTTGAGTAGTTTAGGAATGCATTGAGCATACCATACTTCTCGTAcaccaaatttttatatataagatatattagttaggtacatttaaattgtacttttCATTTCAACAAatgagttataatttttgaataagggAAATATAAAAGACTTTTACTTATTCacgataacattattttaaaagtatttataatactattatattaatacaactataaactcgtatctatttttatttaatattaattagactTAAATGTGACAGACAATGCAATTGGGGTTTTATAACGAAATTAGATTCCAAGCTAGTAGAAGCCGCCTTCGAGGTGGTAGGTGTGCCTCGATCCCAGACTTATAGAAGATTATTTAAAcgagattatttttatcgataaattTCTCGggtcaataatatttgatggACAAAAAGGTCAGGTTACAAGTAGCTCGAAACCCGCAGGCCGTCGcctatatttaggtataaaattcacacgttaaatataaaaaattatttatggaaaGCCACCCTTTATATCTAGAGGTATGAGAAATACTTTACATCACTCTCTCTGACCTACTGAATACACacataaaatttcataaaaatcggTCAAACCGTTTCGGAGGAGTTTGGTGACATACATTTTCCATTGTGACAcgagatttttatatatttaagattattatttattatatattcatactaGATgggtatacataattataatgtccTTTCAAAAGAAGTTGAACCGAAGTTTGCTAAGATCAGCTGTTAATCTTTACAATATAAGTTGTGCCATTTTTCGGGTCAAAGAAAACAAATCTGTttggtcaaaaaaaaaaatgctttattaaataaatatgattttgcgtatttataaatagaaaaaattttttcaagGACTTtggtaatatagatattaggtaatatataatactaaattaattaataatacctgAGAATACATACTATTACTTTTCATATTACATTTGGACGGGCCgggaacataaaataataatacgcacaCCTGGACACCAACTTATTGCCCACCACAAACAGTTAACACCTAAATTtctgataatttatatgatactaGAATAGCTGGGTGTGTAAATAGCTCGAACAGCAGTGATCAGGATTGCCGGGCAAATACTGTTGAGCTGTGTAATGCTTGTTATGTAAgatgtatattaatgtataagtgTGTATATTGTGTAGGTTTGTGAAATTAAACTAATAGACAGGTAGGTAACTAAGTTAccgtaatttaataaatggtaACTCAAATCACAGGTATGGTaagaagtatataatataataataaataattacggcCCTTTTGGcccaacaataaaaataatataaaatttgattgcCGGTTCGGCACAACCTctgattaacaaataatattatacctctaaatatcaaatataataatgtataatataattgtcgaCTTAATGCCGATTGAGCAcaaccaatataaaatataaataaataattatataaaactcacAATTTGTCGGTGCATGGCTGACCAACTACacctatatagctatataataattacacacacactcacaaaacactaaaataaatataataaaagatgtGGTGATTAGcgcctatacaatatataaatataatatgtggcgATTAGcatcaactaaataattataataaaaaatgtggcGATTTGcgcctataaaatataacgattgACGGAGATTCGCGGCGCTTattcgaaatataataatatagtgacgATTCGCGCCttgcaaatttataataaaaaaaacatcaattaaaaaaaaactcatacgtatatataattttatgggtCTTagcatataacaaaaaaataattaaacaaaaataaaatatataaaaaaatgatatgtgCGTATGTGTGACCACCTATTctattatacgttattaaggtgtatataatgtattattacgtGATGACACggtggtatataataaacttattttatattaaatgcctTATAGGCTCAATcaagattaataatttatatttatatttttcagatgaTTATTTTCAGGCATTTTTAGTGTTCAAgcaaaaatgtctaaaaatacatcatatgAAACAAGCGGTGAAATCAGAATTAGACaaaatatggtaaaaaaagagactgtaattataaaaagaaaattaaaagaacCTACGTGGATTTCagattcaatttataatctaCTTTAATTGAactgtgaataataataataatatacattagtatagtttactaataattaatatttgaattttagtgTCATATGGGGGGGGGGGATTGAGGAGAAAACAAATCGTGGTAAGAAACCAGATGACATATATATTGGtgtgaaaattattatcagtactctgcatctattatttaatttgtttttagacaTCACTAAtttcctataaattataacccattctttttgttatttcgtgtaacttaattgtttttttacagatACTTTatcttctaaaaattaaattattattgataaagtaATTGAccaatccataaaaataaaatgtaactttaATAATCAAACTTGAGCCTAGATGAAGtatttgttatgtatatatatattatatactatattataaagatgattttaaacaatttaaatatgtctttaataattatgtcaaCGAGCCTTTTTTAGATACAGGTATTACAATTGGTGAACctcaagaaattatttttacatcctCTATAACataggataatattataatcttaattatacttattatatattatattcttacataaatatgtattataatagttacaaatttgtatattattgtatcttgtctattattttcaatttttgcttaacaatttaattaaaaatacttatacatacccaattaatttttttttagatctattttttaattttaggttcacttcacgataatattataacacttaaaaatatataaccagTTTTGCTGTTCAGCTAATCTAAATATAAGACACCGCTATTGTGATTTTAAATCAACCTTAATTAGGGATGTATAACTGTAAAAGTATTGTCAGGCCCAGGGCCCCCACAAGGGGGGGGGGGTCAGGAGGACCCATGGTACTGGGGCCCGGCGTCCGTGCCgggctaataataattacttcaaaatatattagaaaaatgttttaaatacttaatttttttttcaagattcaagtattaattattttaggatttttttaatcaactcGAAAATCATATGCGAAATATAAagcttaaattctaaatattatgatatcacaCCACTATTAATAACTTGAAAACAATTGATCGCCTATGAAATTTTTCCTTCTCTTTCCGTTACTAGTAATAACCAAAgttggtttatttataaatgtatatacgttgtatttttgttcgtaataatttagttttctagatatatagatatatagatatagattaGTTGTCTAGATATAAatgttagtttatatttatatattatatcgttatgttatattattgtcgtatatttattttgtgtaaacaTGCAGTTCTGTTCTATTTTTCTACACAtagacatattaaatattaaaacatttattaatatttattaatatgtctatGATTCTTCATTGACACACAAAAGTAGTGGTTATGTCTACGGAattcataataactaatttataaataactatgatacgaacaaaatttataatccgAATTGtaagcaatatttatatttaaacaataactgATAATTCGTTTCATTTTAGTTTCTACTATAATCGCGTATCGTATGGGCACGTCATACGTACgtaaaatcgtaaatattataatttgttttatttcgattattttactcaaaatgtctttttataaacacaaatcTGGATATCAGAAAAGAAAATTGAAAgaagaaaaagaagaaaaaacattttcaaacactcaggtaataagtaaattttttaaaccaaaagaacctgaaaaaaatacacactcTCTTGAAACTATACCagctgaaaatgaaaatatagacATAGAATACCCTGCTAAAAAacctattttgattaaaaatatttccaaaaaagaAATCTGTGAGCATGAAAATACAAATGCTCTCCTTACACACAATATCGATATGCACGATTTATTCGACCCCGGTTAATGGCCGGAACATATCAACGACGATATTCGTCAACAAATTATTGCTACGAATCCTTCTAATTtcgataacatatttaaaatgagaAAAGCTATATCTAAAGATTgtaatggtaaaatattttctgaatttttgttatatactaAATCATCAAATAATAGAGAAAAATATCCACGAGATTGGCTCATTTATAGTTCttcaaaaaaaacattacactGTTTTCCTTGTTTGTTATTTAGTGAAAATCTTACTGAGTCAATAAAAAGTCGTAGTGTTCTAGCTAAGAGAAGTGGATTTTCTCCAAAAACAATACCCTGGAAAAAGTTATATGGTAGACTTCCACTTCATGAAAATAGTGAAACGCATCGTACTTGTTATTGTAAATGGAAAAATGTACAACAGTCTTTGTTTGGTTTTGGAGTAGATAGtcaattacaaaaaacaattcttaGTGAAGCAGAAAAATGGAAGGCTATTCTAAAAAGACTCCTTGATGTAACTTTGTTTCTCGCTTCTAGAGGATTGCCTTTTCTGGGTAGCAGTACCAAAATCGGTGAAGTAAACAATGGTAACTTTCTTGGAATATTAGAACTTCTTGGGCGGTATGATGAGGTAACTAGAGACCATTTAGCAActgttgaaaaatatcaaaataaaggcGAGAGTATGAAAGGAAAGACCCACTATTTGTCTTGGATGAgtcaaaatgaatttatttctcTTTGTGGTGAAAAAGTTTTAAACCATATTCTAAACGAATGAATTAagtcaatatattatggtgtTATTGTTGATGCTACTCCTGACGTTTCTCACCAAGAAcagaatgttttaattttaagatatgttttatatatcagtgaaaataaaacatttgaaattaaagagagatttattgaatttttgaactttaatGAAAAAACAGGTGAAAGTATTGCTTCAGAATTACTAAAAGCGTTAGAACGTCACAAAATCCCATTGGCAGATTGTCGAGCCCAAGCATATGACAATGGGGCTAATATAAGTGGAAAAATTAAGGGTGTACAAGCAcgtattttggaaaaaaatcatCTTGCTCTTTATTCGCCATGCAGCGCTCATTCCCTTAATCTCGTTGGTGTAAAtgcagtaaaaattaattctagaGTGAAAACGTTTTTTGGATGTGTACAAACTTTATATGTAACTTTTAGTAGCAGCCCAGCAAAATGGAGTATTTTAAACGAAGAGGTCAATATATCACTAGAATCTCAATCTGAGACACGATGGAGCTCACGTGTTTCAGTCATACGTCCTATTGTTCATCATCTTCctggtattttaaaatcattagatcgaatattaaattaaattaacttgccagaaaaaatttattgtgaaataatatctttgaaaaattatttttcttcctTTGAATGTATAGCTATGGCTAGTTTTTGGTTTAAAGTACTTTCTTCTATAAATGAAAGAAATGTTATAATTCAGTCAAGAGGTATATCTCTTGAAACTGAAATTGATCTAATGaaagatttaattaaagaattacaaaatataagaaacgagtggtctataattttaaatgaagcGAAATTAGTGGCaagtaatttgaatattttaccaaatttccaagataaagaaaaaagaacTAAGAAAAGAAAAGTTTTTCATGACGAAGATTCTTCAGAAACGGATATTCAACCTAGTACAGAAACTTACTAAATAAGTTGGGAAATCAGCTTAAAACATGGCAGAGAGCTTCAATCGGTCAAGAACGTCTCAATGCTCTAggtattttttctattgaaCACAAGTTGGCATcaagtattaattttgatgacATTATACACAACTTTGCTCAAAAAAAAgcaagaaaagaaaaatttagttagtatagaaattttaaaattgttataagttatattaattatactattttattttcaatttttttataacttctttttttcatgttttttgttaaaaaaattaaatacatttttagtttgtacattatattacattatacatgtcttcaatttataaaagataCCTACaaatttgttgatattttattctttaattatacctacctactcctataatttatttttaaaactaatatttaaggtatattcatgtcgaaaaataaattgttatttaagagGGGCCCGGATTTATTTGTGTACCCGGGCCAAAAATATGATGTGGGGGGCCTGGTCAGGCCTATAGGTATAGGGtggtcaaattattatttatttttttttttttggtgtggGACTTCGCCACTACAACTAGGGTATATCTGAGAATATACATCATAGATACAAATAACaagtgaacattttattattattttttttttttaattaaatgaattgacatataaaataacggttatcaaaaattgaaatttttaatcttaactAAAAGCTTCATTAACAATtagatatttacaaattttcataaaaaaaccaGCGTTCGGGAAATCGATTAAATCATGCATTTTGTGTTTtgctatataacaaaattattgttcttcgaaattcaaaaactttaacttggtaaattaattttctacggAGATATTAAGGGTGATACGGGACTTGGGAAACAtcgaatgtataatattatttattattgtattataatataatatatgtataggttaaTGGCGTtttgtttatagatttataacatACGATCTATTGAATTCCTCGAGGATTAACCGTTACATTCCCCAGTTGTACTcctctttttctttttttttacttaaatgttattatacatgaaCATGACCAATAaggcaataaattaattaacaaccattttttaaattgtgaagtttgtaatgtaatattaataagtccattaattacaattccaaggacaaaaataaataaaaatacaattgcgattagtataactaatttttcttttcattgTCCCGGTCGGTCATCAGCCTGCGAAAACTGACTCATGATGTCGGCCAGCCGCTTGCTCTGTGCCACGTTTTCCTCTATCAGGTCCTCCATCCTGGTGAAGTGCTCATCGAACATGGCCATCATATCCTTGTGCATGTGGATCAACTGTTGCAGTATATGTTCCATTGCGGCTGATCGTTGGACGCGACGATGTTGACGGgatgacgacgacgaacaCGGCAAACCGACGTCCACGTGACCACCTCGGTCATCACTATCATTATCACCATCATTGAGGGTCGAGCGCTTGATTATCATTGGTTTTACTTTGATGCACTTAGAATCGTGACCGGAACTATTGACCACGTAAGAGTGGTCGTCGCCCGGGCTGCACGGGCAGGTTATAACGTTCAGTGCCGTGTTCGAGTCGCTCGTGAGATGAATACTGTCAGTGCCCAACGTGTCGGGTTCGGCCATGTCATCCCTGATTATCACGGACTTCGAGTACTTCTCCGACTCCTTAAGAATTTCGTCCATTTGCTCGAAGTACAGAGGCGGGCATTTGGGTTTCAAACACTTTTGGTTCGCCTTgttcatgatatattttttgtacttcTTCTCTAGGTTGCGCCATTTCTGACAACACTTGACGCCTCCATCGATCACCGTTTTCGCGACTCTGTACCCGTTCAACAATAGATcctcgtatatatttttccacACCTG
This genomic stretch from Rhopalosiphum maidis isolate BTI-1 chromosome 3, ASM367621v3, whole genome shotgun sequence harbors:
- the LOC113559867 gene encoding uncharacterized protein LOC113559867, whose amino-acid sequence is MALTKMEKYQLVNPVDYRIVVDDMQQPVLNENGDLVVMNNKSKNCVAVPNSEDVLKMFDLGCHENYESTPGLPKDSPEAIIMIEPVMPSQSSSKSYCTDKEKTFDTNQQLWITRYSTKRDIEATWKMLELVASKKYQDMFNNPKVAKNQVWKNIYEDLLLNGYRVAKTVIDGGVKCCQKWRNLEKKYKKYIMNKANQKCLKPKCPPLYFEQMDEILKESEKYSKSVIIRDDMAEPDTLGTDSIHLTSDSNTALNVITCPCSPGDDHSYVVNSSGHDSKCIKVKPMIIKRSTLNDGDNDSDDRGGHVDVGLPCSSSSSRQHRRVQRSAAMEHILQQLIHMHKDMMAMFDEHFTRMEDLIEENVAQSKRLADIMSQFSQADDRPGQ